The segment AATGAACGATAGTGGCTGTAGACCACCCGCACCCGTTTGATATCGGTCTCCATGGCCAGCAGGTTATGCACCACCGGCAAAAAGATTTCTCCACAAACGAGCAGGGGAGATTCCACGAAACGGTCAAGGGTATAGGTCACCACCCCTTCCGTGGAATTTTCCACCGGGGCCACGCCAAAATCGACCCGTCCGGCTTCCACGGCATCGAACACTTCATCGATGGAGCGTACCGGAAACATGTCGCAGGAGGACCCGAATTGTTTCAGGGCGGCCTGGTGTGTCGTGGTGGCTTCCGGTCCCAGGTAGGCGACGGCCAGTTTGCGTTCCAGGCGCAGGGAGGCGGAGATGATTTCCCGATAGATGCGATGCAAGGCCTCGATGGGAAACGGCCCCCGGTGCCGACCAGCCAGCCGGCGGTGGATCATGGCCTCCCGTTCCGGACGATAAAACGATGTTCCGGTACCAAGATTTTTTTTGGCCTTGCCCACTTCCAGCACCCATTGGGCGCGTTCGATCAGCAGATCGTGGATGTGATCGTCGATCCGGTCGATATGTTCCCGCAAGGTATCCAGATTTGGCGGGGA is part of the Magnetococcales bacterium genome and harbors:
- the pheA gene encoding prephenate dehydratase translates to MDTLREHIDRIDDHIHDLLIERAQWVLEVGKAKKNLGTGTSFYRPEREAMIHRRLAGRHRGPFPIEALHRIYREIISASLRLERKLAVAYLGPEATTTHQAALKQFGSSCDMFPVRSIDEVFDAVEAGRVDFGVAPVENSTEGVVTYTLDRFVESPLLVCGEIFLPVVHNLLAMETDIKRVRVVYSHYRSLAQCRRWLERQLPGVATREVESTARALTLAGEKPEAAAIAGLYAADNHGLNILAENIQDDADNETRYLVIGQQAPQPSGHDKTSLMFSFRDEPGFLHRVLGIFASRGINLTRIQSRPSRRKAWDYLFFIDLEGHQQDSLAADALAELANIPGVFTKILGSYPQRAL